Proteins from a single region of Sphaerochaeta globosa str. Buddy:
- a CDS encoding P13 family porin, with protein MKRFLMCSLVLFFLVVPLCAQSLLLSLVGTGLDAMDTQDGIPVEIEGERVYLGGSTLGSLKRTLKNHDFGQLPFDQRLALYEQAQISIAWPAFKNLLAGFGSGSKLQGDLGGQLFGQIADWTAATTIGVGLGTYLIDLFFIQLFAASSNFDDPLQDFAVGTMAVGAIFLLTERVIQAVLPIPYGARYNKTLRNGLGVSKDGSDALSISVAFVPGMQASQLGMKIGASVYF; from the coding sequence ATGAAACGCTTTCTCATGTGTTCATTGGTTCTTTTCTTTCTTGTTGTTCCCCTTTGTGCACAGTCTCTTTTGTTGTCGTTGGTGGGTACGGGTTTGGATGCCATGGACACACAGGATGGGATACCTGTTGAGATCGAAGGAGAACGGGTATATCTGGGCGGATCGACCCTTGGCTCCTTGAAAAGAACGTTGAAGAACCATGACTTCGGGCAGCTACCATTTGACCAACGACTGGCACTTTATGAACAGGCACAGATCTCCATTGCTTGGCCGGCCTTCAAAAACCTTTTGGCAGGTTTTGGGAGTGGGTCCAAACTCCAAGGCGACCTTGGTGGTCAACTGTTTGGTCAGATTGCCGATTGGACTGCTGCAACCACCATCGGGGTAGGGTTGGGTACCTATCTGATCGATCTCTTTTTCATTCAGCTCTTTGCAGCATCATCAAATTTTGATGATCCCCTGCAGGATTTTGCTGTGGGCACCATGGCGGTGGGAGCAATCTTTCTCCTCACTGAACGGGTGATTCAAGCAGTATTACCCATTCCCTATGGAGCGAGATACAATAAGACGTTACGTAATGGCCTGGGTGTCTCTAAAGATGGAAGCGATGCCTTGTCTATCAGTGTAGCATTCGTTCCCGGTATGCAGGCCTCACAGCTTGGAATGAAGATAGGTGCTTCAGTCTATTTCTAA
- the istA gene encoding IS21 family transposase, translating to MSQEITQDILSQAVKDVIAKFGKMNLAELERMLHLSRQQLRHLQKNDFKLMPNGNTGKSKTTKISPFSEFINTEYLAKGIKNSSVIFDALRRQGYKGSHTSVKAYISKHLDLVPARRILAANTPNRGRRYVTEPGEMFQMDWGFVNVCDNYGNIWQCACFAMVCHHCGLRYVEFFPSAKQENLFIGMVHAFMVMGVPKTVLTDNMKSVVIKRLGDGTPVWNKEYEAFQTLIGFKTKLCKVAHPFTKGAVERLILYVKQNFIVGKTFTNITDLNNEARTWCYEKNNVITRSRDVVPMEEHYKHEAFSILPEIARLIPYLAPMRTISYDGYVNYENRIYGVPLCYSGKFVRVQRTGDVLKILTPDTHDELYAHHVNWSKNRTTASDNGLLNRRNSRHKKSPRHWHLSLQGIQVGGLIGSLS from the coding sequence ATGTCCCAAGAGATTACACAGGACATACTATCACAAGCAGTGAAAGATGTTATAGCCAAGTTCGGCAAGATGAACCTTGCCGAGCTGGAACGAATGCTACATCTTTCACGTCAACAGTTGAGGCACCTGCAGAAGAATGACTTCAAGCTCATGCCAAACGGGAATACCGGGAAGTCGAAGACGACGAAGATTTCGCCCTTTTCGGAATTCATCAATACTGAATACCTTGCCAAAGGAATCAAGAATTCGTCTGTTATCTTTGATGCACTACGAAGGCAAGGCTACAAAGGCAGCCATACTTCGGTGAAGGCTTACATCAGTAAGCATCTTGACCTGGTGCCTGCCCGCAGGATCCTTGCAGCAAACACGCCAAACCGTGGTCGACGATATGTCACTGAGCCTGGAGAGATGTTCCAGATGGACTGGGGTTTTGTAAATGTTTGCGATAATTACGGCAACATCTGGCAGTGTGCATGCTTTGCAATGGTATGCCATCACTGCGGTCTCCGATACGTGGAGTTCTTTCCGTCAGCCAAGCAGGAGAACCTCTTCATCGGCATGGTACATGCCTTCATGGTGATGGGAGTCCCAAAGACAGTCCTTACTGACAATATGAAAAGTGTTGTGATAAAGAGACTTGGCGATGGGACTCCTGTCTGGAACAAGGAATACGAGGCCTTCCAGACTTTGATCGGATTCAAGACCAAGCTGTGCAAGGTTGCTCATCCCTTCACCAAGGGGGCTGTCGAGCGGCTGATACTCTATGTGAAGCAGAACTTCATAGTCGGAAAGACCTTCACCAACATAACCGATCTCAACAACGAAGCCAGAACTTGGTGTTACGAGAAGAACAACGTCATTACCAGAAGCAGGGATGTCGTACCGATGGAAGAGCACTATAAGCACGAAGCTTTTTCCATCCTTCCTGAAATTGCTCGTCTAATCCCGTATCTTGCTCCCATGAGGACAATTTCTTATGACGGATACGTGAATTACGAGAACAGGATCTACGGTGTGCCCCTCTGCTATTCTGGCAAATTCGTGAGGGTCCAGAGAACGGGTGATGTGCTCAAGATTCTTACTCCTGACACACACGATGAACTCTATGCGCATCACGTGAACTGGTCAAAAAACCGAACAACTGCATCGGACAATGGTCTCTTGAACCGGAGGAACAGCCGACACAAAAAGTCACCTCGACATTGGCATTTGTCCCTCCAAGGGATACAAGTAGGAGGTTTGATAGGTTCTCTATCCTGA
- a CDS encoding metallophosphoesterase family protein, producing the protein MACTNRRSNTNRILFLLITSLLFCTSCSQNLFSRIEFNHPGGSFDQPINTTEERQSFSFLLFSDLHVGRAEDGVYWDFDAFYAWLDAYPGTLDFALHLGDGTADSTESEYRQYAAFLQSLTDRSLPNHAVLGNHDVRSDGRSLFSQYINDLTARRFSHKGFSFYLLDTGNASLGKTQLDNLMEAVAADPNPKLFCAHVPLYAGPDMFYFSLKDPLERALIVQTMVKNKVGLYVGGHLHIDSKLYAYTDTTHEFVSESFHGRDSLIENTLPVWYVLTYDVVSNSITIVKYASKRDNTIAEEVVATIGMP; encoded by the coding sequence ATGGCATGTACAAACCGAAGAAGTAATACGAACCGTATTCTATTTCTTCTCATCACCAGCCTCCTGTTCTGCACCAGTTGCTCACAGAACCTGTTTTCCAGAATCGAGTTCAATCATCCGGGAGGTTCTTTCGACCAACCCATCAATACGACAGAAGAAAGACAATCATTCTCATTCCTGTTGTTCAGTGACCTGCATGTAGGAAGGGCCGAGGACGGTGTCTATTGGGATTTCGATGCGTTCTATGCATGGCTGGATGCCTATCCCGGAACGCTTGATTTTGCCCTGCACCTAGGCGATGGTACCGCCGATTCAACTGAGTCGGAGTATCGCCAGTATGCCGCTTTCCTGCAATCACTGACTGATCGTTCACTGCCAAACCATGCAGTACTGGGCAATCATGATGTACGAAGCGATGGCCGCTCTCTGTTCAGTCAGTATATCAATGACCTCACTGCCCGCCGTTTCAGCCATAAGGGATTCTCCTTCTACCTCTTGGACACCGGTAACGCAAGTTTGGGCAAAACTCAGCTGGATAACCTGATGGAAGCAGTAGCTGCTGATCCGAATCCAAAACTATTCTGCGCCCATGTCCCACTCTACGCCGGTCCTGACATGTTCTATTTCTCCCTCAAGGATCCCCTTGAACGGGCCCTCATCGTACAGACGATGGTAAAGAACAAGGTCGGACTCTATGTAGGAGGACATTTACATATTGACAGTAAGCTCTATGCATATACCGATACCACCCACGAATTTGTCAGTGAGTCGTTTCATGGGCGTGACAGCCTTATTGAAAACACCCTCCCCGTCTGGTATGTGCTCACCTATGATGTTGTGAGTAACAGCATTACCATCGTAAAATATGCAAGCAAGCGGGACAACACGATAGCTGAAGAAGTCGTTGCAACGATCGGCATGCCATAA
- a CDS encoding carbohydrate-binding domain-containing protein — MEEPVSENSEVFITRSEEGNLTITNEGTKLYDYVLSGTIVGTVTITSDAATYAITFKNASITGTTLPALQLKSSTKAFINLAQGTQNIISDSSDNEKKGVLTAEGDVIIHGEGSLEVVANKKHALKIDGTLRIQSGTISITTNEASEGNGISVDEAFIMDDGSLTIEANGSVYQEEGKGIKVNGIESESGAKGYLVVNGGTIGITSVGKAMTAGWDKDEDAETEDTRDDPTPNLIINNGVITLRTTGKPYEISDEASLSPEGLEAKQSLIINGGLIQVSTTDDALNAGSSIQIHGGLIMAHSSQADAVDSNGTIAITAGTLVALGSRAPETALDCDANQNFTYTGGTVVAIGGAANNTPLAQDTTGNVLTYGGKLAADTSFVLADAQENTIIAYAVPAYYEQGAALLLSSDKLTQGKEVTLSIGGKLKATTTFNGLALGKATYTGGTSEAITLSASVTHLGEELRSMGFGPNPPHGFEPPVFQQ, encoded by the coding sequence ATGGAAGAGCCAGTTTCAGAAAATTCAGAGGTTTTTATCACTCGGTCTGAAGAAGGAAACCTGACCATCACCAATGAAGGTACAAAGCTGTATGACTATGTCCTCTCAGGGACAATAGTCGGTACAGTAACCATTACCAGTGATGCTGCAACCTATGCAATCACCTTCAAGAATGCAAGTATTACGGGAACTACCCTTCCGGCTCTCCAGCTGAAGAGTTCTACCAAGGCTTTCATCAACCTTGCCCAAGGCACACAGAATATAATTTCCGACAGTTCGGATAATGAGAAGAAAGGAGTGCTGACCGCAGAAGGCGATGTAATCATCCATGGTGAAGGTTCTTTGGAGGTTGTCGCCAACAAGAAGCATGCTCTCAAGATTGACGGCACCTTGAGAATACAGAGTGGAACCATTTCCATTACTACGAATGAAGCAAGCGAAGGCAACGGTATCAGTGTGGACGAAGCCTTCATAATGGACGATGGATCTCTGACTATTGAGGCCAACGGGTCGGTATACCAGGAAGAAGGGAAAGGCATTAAAGTCAACGGGATTGAAAGCGAGTCAGGGGCAAAAGGCTACCTCGTAGTAAACGGAGGAACTATTGGTATCACCTCTGTAGGGAAAGCTATGACTGCCGGCTGGGATAAGGATGAGGATGCTGAAACTGAGGATACACGTGATGATCCAACGCCCAATCTCATTATCAACAACGGGGTAATTACGCTGAGAACTACGGGTAAGCCGTACGAAATCAGTGACGAGGCTTCTTTAAGTCCGGAAGGCCTGGAGGCCAAACAGAGTTTGATCATCAATGGAGGGTTGATTCAGGTATCCACTACCGACGATGCCCTGAATGCCGGCTCCAGCATTCAAATACATGGTGGTTTGATTATGGCTCACAGCAGCCAGGCCGACGCAGTCGATTCCAATGGAACAATAGCTATCACAGCAGGGACTCTAGTTGCCCTTGGTTCTCGAGCACCGGAGACAGCTCTTGATTGCGATGCCAATCAAAACTTCACCTATACCGGGGGAACAGTGGTTGCCATCGGGGGTGCTGCCAACAATACGCCCCTTGCACAAGACACAACAGGCAATGTGCTGACCTATGGAGGAAAGCTTGCTGCAGATACTTCTTTCGTCCTAGCCGATGCACAGGAGAACACGATCATTGCCTATGCCGTCCCAGCCTATTATGAACAGGGGGCTGCACTCCTTCTTAGTTCAGACAAACTCACGCAAGGAAAAGAAGTTACCCTTTCAATAGGAGGGAAACTAAAAGCCACTACTACGTTCAATGGGCTTGCCCTTGGAAAAGCAACCTATACGGGAGGAACAAGCGAGGCGATTACCCTTAGTGCATCGGTAACACATCTGGGAGAGGAATTGAGATCCATGGGTTTTGGTCCGAACCCACCCCATGGTTTTGAGCCTCCTGTATTCCAACAGTAA
- a CDS encoding ATP-binding protein — MTSDEFLIGYEKAVMELKLPFSPDDFLGWSLTSDVTPTELDILDRLLGAMVAKKNASSISTLKKLSRIPQKNPLLFGNFNMDLLNEKAKRQVLSLKSLSFISSKRNVIMIGPTGTGKTHLAMAIGNECCSNKMKAYFIKMDELKDKFHDAIVGEKTGKLLNGLSKYSCLIVDEVGYCKLNRQETLLFFQLVDRIGLKETGSIVLTSNKDLSQWPEVFDEDDALECAIDRLWDKAICMTFSGQSHRGSDREQIELNFLKFR, encoded by the coding sequence ATGACAAGTGACGAATTTCTCATCGGGTACGAGAAGGCCGTAATGGAGCTGAAATTGCCTTTTTCACCGGATGATTTCCTGGGATGGAGCCTGACTTCTGATGTTACACCAACCGAACTCGACATCTTGGACAGGCTCCTTGGCGCAATGGTTGCGAAGAAGAACGCGTCTTCGATAAGCACTTTGAAGAAGCTTTCGAGAATTCCACAGAAAAATCCTCTCCTGTTCGGCAACTTCAACATGGATCTTCTCAACGAGAAGGCAAAAAGGCAGGTTCTATCATTGAAAAGCCTTTCCTTCATCAGTTCAAAGAGAAATGTAATAATGATTGGACCGACGGGAACTGGTAAAACCCACCTTGCTATGGCCATCGGGAATGAATGCTGCAGCAACAAGATGAAGGCGTACTTCATCAAGATGGATGAGCTGAAAGATAAGTTTCATGATGCGATTGTCGGAGAAAAGACCGGAAAACTCCTGAACGGACTTTCCAAGTATTCCTGCCTTATTGTCGATGAGGTGGGATACTGCAAGCTCAACAGGCAGGAGACGCTTCTGTTCTTCCAATTGGTTGACCGAATAGGACTGAAGGAGACGGGAAGCATTGTTCTTACCAGCAACAAAGATCTTTCTCAGTGGCCGGAAGTGTTTGATGAGGATGATGCTCTTGAATGTGCCATCGACAGACTTTGGGACAAGGCCATCTGCATGACCTTTTCTGGGCAGAGTCACAGAGGTTCGGATAGGGAGCAGATTGAGTTGAACTTCCTCAAGTTCAGATAA
- a CDS encoding ABC transporter permease, with protein MNTIIIEGLSFSLPLFIIAIGGIYSEGSGITNLALEGLLGFGAFFGGLSYAILSRTFGGDPTILIYASLGFAMVGGALLALLHALMCIKFKANQVISGVVINMLSVALTAFLANQINASFFGQPSNKFLLEVFPKATIPLLSRIPLIGAVFTDFYIFELIIIAVALFMAYLLYKTPAGMHIRACGDNPHALAAAGGNVQKVRFWSVITSGALSGLGGMCFAYSISTTFSPNIYMGFGYLAIAAYIFGSWKIGPTFLACILFGFARSGGYVLVQKLKLPSSYGDLVLTLPYIVTLVLLLFFSSTNKPPRALGEVYDQAKR; from the coding sequence ATGAATACCATCATTATTGAAGGACTTTCCTTCTCACTTCCCCTCTTCATCATCGCCATAGGCGGCATCTATAGCGAAGGCAGCGGTATTACCAACCTGGCCTTGGAAGGTTTGCTGGGGTTTGGGGCATTCTTCGGCGGTCTCAGCTATGCAATTCTGAGTAGAACCTTCGGCGGCGATCCCACCATTCTCATCTATGCCTCCCTTGGTTTTGCCATGGTCGGAGGAGCATTGCTAGCCCTGCTGCATGCCCTGATGTGCATCAAGTTCAAAGCGAACCAGGTTATCAGCGGTGTGGTGATCAACATGCTCAGCGTTGCCCTGACTGCATTTCTGGCCAACCAGATCAACGCCTCATTCTTCGGGCAACCCTCCAACAAGTTCTTGTTGGAAGTCTTTCCCAAAGCTACCATCCCACTACTCTCTCGTATTCCCCTAATTGGGGCGGTGTTCACTGACTTTTATATCTTCGAGTTGATCATCATTGCGGTAGCCTTGTTCATGGCATATCTGCTCTACAAGACACCGGCAGGAATGCATATCCGAGCATGTGGCGACAATCCTCATGCGTTGGCTGCCGCTGGAGGAAATGTACAGAAGGTACGCTTTTGGTCGGTTATTACCAGCGGGGCGTTGTCGGGTTTGGGAGGCATGTGCTTTGCCTATTCCATTTCCACCACATTCTCACCAAACATCTATATGGGTTTCGGTTACCTTGCTATAGCAGCATACATTTTTGGGTCCTGGAAAATCGGACCAACCTTCCTTGCCTGTATCCTTTTCGGTTTTGCCCGCAGCGGTGGCTATGTCCTCGTACAGAAACTCAAATTGCCTTCTTCCTATGGTGATTTGGTGCTAACCCTGCCGTACATTGTTACGTTGGTCTTACTGCTCTTCTTCTCTTCTACCAATAAACCGCCACGTGCCCTCGGTGAGGTATACGACCAAGCGAAGCGATAG
- a CDS encoding FAD-dependent oxidoreductase, whose protein sequence is MKNLLIIGGVAAGATAAARARRLDNNVNITLLEAGADVSFANCGLPYYLGRDIAYRSSLILASEETFHDQYRVNVHTHTQAVAIDREKKEVTAHNSQTGETTVFPYDSLILAQGGKPIVPPLPGVDKSHVFQLWTLEDMDRMDRYITEKEPKRAVVVGGGFIGLEMVEALTKRGIAVTLVEMASQVMPNLDGEFAGMLTKELQDYGVKLKLGKSLQSVEDKCVRLNDGTAIDTDFVLLSVGVRPTLQLVKDANLELGTCGGLKVDEHLRTSDPFIYAAGDMIEITQKVSKKLVRLPLAGPANRQGRIAAENALGGNHPYTGALGSSIVKVFEVAAGSTGLSLKAAKDAGFDADAVVVHKASHTAYYPGSEKVSLMLVWDKASNTVLGAQVAGRVGVDKRIDVVATAIAGGLTIDDLAELDLAYAPPFNSPNGPVNMAAFTAINKQTDFSPSILAHEFEQFVLEQSPIAIDLRDPISYAKANLRGTNNLSQNVLRENLDRIPKEQTILLLSDDGQKGHVALRMLKGAGFEKVYNLSGGYISLERHARAVGFEHLSVGLFPIERKTVHDKKEDVSEGLQAEAACETEESGPIILDVRTPMEFSMGAYPGAINVGLDSLAQWAETIEDKNREILIYCASGARSSYGMRMLKQMGFTNVENGGGLHDMMARR, encoded by the coding sequence ATGAAAAACCTTTTAATAATCGGTGGAGTTGCAGCAGGAGCTACTGCTGCGGCGAGAGCACGAAGACTTGACAACAACGTCAACATAACTTTGTTGGAAGCAGGAGCAGATGTCTCTTTCGCCAATTGCGGGCTTCCCTATTACCTGGGCAGGGACATTGCCTACCGTTCATCACTGATATTAGCCAGTGAAGAGACATTTCATGACCAGTACCGGGTCAATGTACATACCCATACCCAAGCAGTTGCGATCGACCGTGAAAAGAAAGAAGTAACAGCTCATAATTCCCAAACCGGCGAAACCACCGTATTCCCGTACGATTCCCTCATCCTGGCACAAGGTGGAAAACCCATTGTTCCACCTCTCCCCGGTGTTGATAAAAGCCATGTGTTTCAGTTGTGGACACTCGAAGACATGGACCGCATGGATCGCTATATAACCGAAAAAGAACCCAAGAGGGCCGTGGTAGTCGGCGGTGGTTTCATCGGACTTGAGATGGTCGAAGCTCTGACCAAGCGGGGTATCGCCGTGACGCTGGTTGAAATGGCCAGTCAAGTCATGCCCAACCTGGATGGTGAATTTGCGGGCATGCTTACCAAAGAGCTCCAGGATTACGGGGTAAAACTCAAACTGGGCAAATCACTGCAGTCAGTCGAGGACAAATGTGTGCGTTTAAACGATGGAACGGCCATAGATACTGATTTCGTGTTGCTTTCCGTAGGAGTGCGACCCACGCTGCAATTGGTAAAAGATGCTAATCTGGAACTTGGCACCTGCGGCGGCCTGAAGGTGGACGAGCATCTGCGTACTAGTGACCCTTTCATTTATGCAGCCGGAGACATGATAGAGATTACCCAAAAGGTATCGAAAAAATTAGTGAGGCTTCCGCTTGCAGGTCCTGCAAACAGACAGGGAAGAATTGCAGCAGAGAACGCTCTCGGAGGAAATCATCCGTATACAGGAGCTTTGGGCTCCTCCATTGTGAAAGTGTTTGAAGTGGCAGCTGGTTCTACCGGATTGAGTCTTAAGGCGGCAAAGGACGCCGGCTTTGATGCCGATGCAGTTGTGGTCCACAAGGCCAGTCATACTGCCTACTATCCGGGGTCGGAAAAAGTGAGCCTGATGCTCGTATGGGACAAAGCCTCGAATACCGTACTCGGCGCCCAGGTTGCCGGTCGGGTGGGGGTGGACAAGCGCATCGATGTGGTGGCAACAGCCATTGCCGGCGGCCTTACCATCGATGACCTTGCTGAACTCGACCTTGCCTATGCTCCACCGTTCAACTCCCCCAACGGTCCGGTGAACATGGCAGCGTTTACTGCGATCAACAAGCAGACTGATTTCAGCCCCTCCATCCTTGCCCATGAATTTGAGCAGTTTGTATTGGAACAATCGCCGATCGCCATCGACCTTCGCGACCCGATCAGCTATGCAAAGGCAAACCTGCGCGGTACGAACAACCTCAGTCAGAATGTCCTGCGTGAGAACCTCGATCGCATTCCCAAGGAACAAACCATACTTCTGCTCAGCGACGATGGGCAGAAAGGCCACGTAGCCCTCAGAATGCTCAAAGGTGCAGGATTTGAAAAAGTTTACAACCTCAGTGGAGGGTACATCAGCTTGGAGCGGCATGCTCGTGCAGTAGGGTTTGAACACCTGAGTGTGGGACTGTTCCCGATTGAGAGAAAGACTGTCCACGACAAGAAAGAGGATGTTTCAGAAGGTTTGCAAGCAGAAGCTGCTTGTGAGACCGAGGAGTCTGGTCCGATCATTCTCGATGTCCGTACCCCGATGGAGTTTTCCATGGGTGCATACCCGGGGGCGATCAATGTCGGATTGGATAGTCTTGCCCAGTGGGCGGAAACAATTGAGGACAAGAATCGTGAGATTCTCATCTATTGTGCTTCCGGTGCCCGCTCTAGCTATGGCATGCGCATGCTCAAGCAGATGGGTTTCACCAACGTGGAGAACGGCGGCGGCCTGCATGACATGATGGCTCGCCGCTAA
- a CDS encoding nitroreductase family protein translates to MQEYYDQIFRRKSFHRFTKPFKSLTAEQLAQIELCFSTVKPLVEDIRTLLRIVPISQTSCRQGEYALLLYSERKQGYAQNIGYIGEQLDLFLAKENIGACWYGMGRPKEREYEGLHFVCMLCIANQDGDSFRTKENSLNRLEIPEMWEGEGRGDLACVVRLAPSACNTQPWLMVQQGDVLLVHRVFRKRGIIPPSLVSYYQSMDIGIFLLFLELALEHATTKYCRTLYMEDQKDERSVLTARYILQK, encoded by the coding sequence ATGCAGGAATACTACGATCAGATCTTCAGACGGAAATCCTTTCACCGGTTCACAAAACCATTCAAGAGTTTGACAGCCGAACAATTGGCACAAATCGAGCTATGCTTTTCAACCGTTAAACCATTAGTCGAAGATATCAGAACACTGCTGCGCATTGTTCCCATCAGTCAGACTTCCTGCAGGCAAGGTGAATATGCCCTGTTGTTGTATAGTGAGCGCAAGCAAGGGTATGCACAGAATATCGGCTACATCGGCGAGCAGTTGGACCTTTTTCTAGCCAAAGAAAATATCGGCGCTTGCTGGTATGGTATGGGTAGGCCGAAAGAACGCGAGTATGAAGGGTTGCATTTTGTCTGCATGCTCTGTATAGCCAATCAGGATGGGGATAGCTTTCGTACAAAAGAGAATAGCCTGAACAGGTTGGAAATACCGGAAATGTGGGAAGGCGAGGGTCGGGGTGACCTCGCTTGCGTAGTGCGGTTGGCCCCCAGTGCCTGCAATACCCAGCCATGGCTGATGGTGCAACAGGGGGATGTTTTACTCGTGCATCGGGTGTTTCGTAAACGAGGGATTATACCTCCCTCATTGGTTTCCTATTATCAAAGCATGGATATCGGAATCTTTCTGCTGTTCCTGGAGCTGGCCTTAGAACACGCAACCACCAAATACTGCAGAACCTTGTATATGGAGGACCAAAAAGACGAGAGGAGCGTGCTTACTGCCCGGTATATACTTCAAAAATAA
- a CDS encoding ABC transporter permease: protein MKKTNLIKRLFILCCGKGRHQLLRTSLFCIFLSLLAGILLLLLLGKNPLEAYRSILQGAGILPKPRYAGRKNQLTDFMSLLNYTTPMVFAALSVAVALKCGIFNICVSGIMVFSAFMATVLVGYSDLNPLVAKILVVLVGALSGALVGILIGYLKHRFNMNEVVVAIMLNYIISYVVSFFIQTRFIDPITRQSVAVGQNARLTLFDYPVGNLKMEIALVFPLALLAVFALKFMLDRTRFGFELKAVGSNSKASNYAGIQVGRAVVCTMLISGALAGLAGVSYYLGSNASIQPRVLPALGFDAIAVALLGNTSAIGSLFASLLVMIFDCGTTYMSSRMQVLREIAALITSILLLFSAIGIFFRNLADRFQQEAEEV, encoded by the coding sequence TTGAAAAAAACTAACCTGATCAAGCGTCTGTTCATCCTTTGTTGCGGCAAGGGCAGGCATCAACTTTTGAGAACCTCCTTGTTCTGCATTTTTCTGAGCCTGCTTGCAGGAATACTGCTCTTGCTTTTGCTGGGAAAAAATCCATTGGAAGCATACAGAAGCATTCTCCAGGGAGCAGGCATCCTGCCCAAGCCCCGCTATGCAGGAAGAAAGAACCAGCTCACCGACTTCATGAGTCTGCTCAACTACACGACCCCCATGGTGTTTGCAGCCTTGTCGGTTGCCGTCGCCCTGAAGTGTGGGATATTCAACATCTGTGTTTCAGGTATTATGGTATTCTCAGCTTTCATGGCTACCGTACTGGTCGGGTATTCCGATCTGAATCCTTTGGTGGCAAAAATCCTGGTAGTCCTTGTTGGTGCTCTTTCGGGTGCCTTGGTCGGCATTCTCATTGGATATCTCAAACATCGCTTCAATATGAATGAGGTTGTGGTAGCCATTATGCTGAATTACATTATCAGCTATGTGGTGAGTTTCTTCATACAAACCCGGTTCATCGACCCGATCACCCGCCAGTCGGTGGCAGTCGGCCAGAATGCCCGCCTTACCCTCTTCGACTATCCGGTGGGAAATCTGAAAATGGAGATCGCTTTGGTCTTTCCGCTAGCTTTGTTGGCAGTGTTTGCTCTTAAGTTCATGCTCGACCGAACCCGATTCGGTTTCGAGCTGAAAGCGGTGGGAAGCAACAGCAAAGCCAGCAACTATGCAGGAATTCAGGTAGGAAGGGCTGTTGTATGTACCATGCTCATCAGTGGGGCGTTGGCCGGTTTGGCAGGAGTTTCCTACTACCTGGGAAGCAATGCATCCATACAGCCCAGAGTACTTCCTGCATTGGGCTTTGACGCCATCGCCGTTGCATTACTGGGTAATACAAGCGCCATCGGCAGCCTATTTGCTTCCCTTTTGGTTATGATTTTTGATTGTGGTACTACCTATATGTCATCCCGCATGCAAGTTCTCAGAGAAATTGCCGCCCTGATCACCAGTATTTTGCTGCTGTTCAGTGCAATCGGCATATTCTTCAGAAACCTTGCAGATCGATTCCAACAAGAAGCAGAGGAGGTGTAG
- a CDS encoding methyltransferase family protein has product MLGMVNLVSLLVSSIGFTVFYSLSVRPAHMEITNRKDAYKLAARYRMVCSLCMGVAFINFVLYRWFPVSFISVPVNFPWPYWISLVLAIVLGIPAGLLMVVAIRDAGKETMKPDKEHTLYTGIYDTIRHPQAIAELTVWNVCALVLHSPLLTLVAALYTPIWNMWCFVEEKDLILRYGQSYREYQKRTGMFIPRRRTR; this is encoded by the coding sequence ATGCTCGGTATGGTCAATCTAGTTTCCTTGCTTGTAAGTTCAATAGGGTTCACCGTTTTCTATAGTCTTTCGGTCAGGCCTGCACATATGGAAATAACTAATAGAAAGGATGCCTACAAACTTGCCGCTCGATACCGAATGGTTTGCTCCCTCTGTATGGGAGTTGCCTTCATCAATTTTGTTCTGTATCGCTGGTTTCCTGTTTCCTTCATTTCTGTTCCCGTCAATTTTCCCTGGCCATATTGGATAAGCTTGGTCTTGGCAATTGTTCTGGGTATCCCTGCCGGTTTGCTTATGGTTGTTGCGATACGTGATGCAGGGAAAGAAACAATGAAGCCTGATAAGGAGCATACGCTCTACACAGGTATCTACGATACGATCAGGCATCCGCAGGCAATAGCCGAGCTTACCGTTTGGAATGTATGTGCACTCGTGCTTCATTCACCCTTGCTGACCTTGGTCGCAGCCCTCTACACTCCCATCTGGAACATGTGGTGCTTTGTTGAGGAGAAAGATCTTATACTACGATATGGGCAAAGCTATCGGGAGTATCAGAAGAGAACAGGAATGTTCATTCCCAGACGGAGAACGCGCTAA